The proteins below are encoded in one region of Halichoerus grypus chromosome X, mHalGry1.hap1.1, whole genome shotgun sequence:
- the BCAP31 gene encoding B-cell receptor-associated protein 31 gives MEQRVPPGCHLLDPRDWSAPDTSLFFFDCSLLRRLVTLISQQATLLASNEAFKKQAESASEAAKKYMEENDQLKKEAAVGGVKLDGRDAEEKVEEENRSLKADLKKLKDELDINKQKLEKAENEALAMRKQSEGLTKEYDRLLEEHAKLQAAVDGPTDKKE, from the exons ATGGAGCAGCGGGTGCCCCCCGGCTGCCACCTGCTTGACCCTCGTGACTGGTCTGCACCTGACAC ttctctcttctttttcgATTGCAGCCTGCTTAGACGCCTGGTGACTCTCATCTCCCAGCAGGCTACGCTGCTGGCATCCAATGAAGCCTTTAAAAAGCAGGCAGAGAGTGCTAGTGAGGCGGCCAAGAAGTACATGGAAGAGAATGACCAGCTGAAGAAG GAAGCTGCTGTTGGCGGGGTCAAGTTGGATGGTAGGGATGCCGAGGAGAAGGTGGAAGAAGAGAACAGGAGCCTAAAGGCTGATCTGAAGAAGCTGAAGGACGAGCTGGACATCAACAAGCAAA AACTAGAGAAAGCTGAAAACGAGGCTCTGGCCATGCGGAAGCAGTCTGAGGGCCTGACCAAGGAGTACGACCGCCTCTTGGAGGAGCACGCAAAGTTACAG GCAGCGGTAGACGGCCCCACGGACAAGAAGGAGTGA
- the SLC6A8 gene encoding sodium- and chloride-dependent creatine transporter 1: MAKKSAENGIYSVSGDEKKGPLIAPGPDGAPAKGDGPAGLGAPGGRLAVPPRETWTRQMDFIMSCVGFAVGLGNVWRFPYLCYKNGGGVFLIPYVLIALVGGIPIFFLEISLGQFMKAGSINVWNICPLFKGLGYASMVIVFYCNTYYIMVLAWGFYYLVKSFTTALPWATCGHTWNTPDCVEIFRHEDCANASLANLTCDQLADRRSPVIEFWENKVLRLSGGLEVPGALNWEVTLCLLACWVLVYFCVWKGVKSTGKIVYFTATFPYVVLVVLLVRGVLLPGALDGVIYYLKPDWSKLGSPQVWIDAGTQIFFSYAIGLGALTALGSYNRFNNNCYKDAIILALINSGTSFFAGFVVFSILGFMAAEQGVHISKVAESGPGLAFIAYPRAVTLMPVAPLWAALFFFMLLLLGLDSQFVGVEGFITGLLDLLPASYYFRFQREISVALCCALCFVIDLSMVTDGGMYVFQLFDYYSASGTTLLWQAFWECVVVAWVYGADRFMDDVACMIGYRPCPWMKWCWSFFTPLVCMGIFIFNVVYYKPLVYNNTYVYPWWGEAMGWGFALSSMLCVPLHLLGCLLRAKGTMAERWQHLTQPVWGLHHLEYRAQDSDVRGLTTLTPVSESSKVVVVESVM; the protein is encoded by the exons ATGGCGAAGAAGAGCGCCGAGAACGGCATCTACAGCGTGTCCGGCGACGAGAAGAAGGGCCCCCTGATCGCGCCCGGGCCCGACGGGGCCCCGGCCAAGGGCGACGGCCCCGCGGGCCTGGGGGCGCCCGGCGGCCGCCTGGCCGTGCCGCCGCGTGAGACCTGGACGCGCCAGATGGACTTCATCATGTCGTGCGTGGGCTTCGCCGTGGGCCTGGGCAACGTGTGGCGCTTCCCCTACCTGTGCTACAAGAACGGCGGAG gtgTATTCCTTATCCCTTATGTCCTGATCGCCCTGGTTGGAGGAATCCCCATTTTCTTCTTGGAGATCTCGCTGGGCCAGTTCATGAAGGCCGGCAGCATCAACGTCTGGAACATCTGCCCCCTGTTCAAAG GCCTGGGCTACGCCTCCATGGTGATCGTCTTCTACTGCAACACCTACTACATCATGGTGCTGGCCTGGGGCTTCTATTACCTGGTGAAATCCTTCACCACCGCACTGCCCTGGGCCACATGTGGCCATACCTGGAACACTCCCGACTGCGTGGAGATCTTCCGCCATGAAGACTGTGCCAATGCCAGCCTGGCCAACCTCACATGTGACCAGCTTGCTGACCGCCGGTCCCCCGTCATCGAGTTCTGGGA GAACAAAGTCTTGCGGCTCTCCGGGGGGCTGGAGGTGCCAGGGGCCCTCAACTGGGAGGTGACCCTGTGTCTGCTGGCCTGCTGGGTGCTGGTCTACTTCTGTGTCTGGAAGGGCGTCAAGTCGACAGGAAAG ATCGTGTACTTCACCGCTACATTCCCCTACGTGGTCCTCGTCGTGCTGTTGGTGCGTGGAGTGCTGCTGCCTGGCGCCTTGGATGGGGTCATCTACTATCTCAAGCCTGACTGGTCGAAGCTGGGGTCCCCTCAG GTGTGGATAGATGCTGGGacccagattttcttttcctacgCCATCGGCCTGGGGGCCCTCACGGCGCTGGGCAGCTACAACCGCTTCAACAACAACTGCTACAA ggacGCCATCATCCTGGCACTCATCAACAGCGGGACCAGCTTTTTTGCTGGCTTTGTGGTCTTCTCCATCTTGGGCTTCATGGCCGCAGAGCAGGGCGTGCACATCTCCAAGGTGGCGGAGTCAG ggcctggcctggccttcATCGCTTACCCCCGGGCCGTCACGCTGATGCCTGTGGCCCCGCTCTGGGCTGCCCTGTTTTTCTTCATGCTGCTGCTGCTTGGCCTGGACAGCCAG TTTGTAGGTGTGGAAGGCTTCATCACCGGCCTGCTCGACCTCCTCCCGGCCTCCTACTACTTCCGTTTCCAAAGGGAGATCTCTGTGGCCCTCTGCTGTGCCCTCTGCTTTGTCATCGACCTCTCCATGGTGACTGAT ggcgGGATGTATGTCTTCCAGCTGTTTGACTATTACTCGGCCAGCGGCACGACCCTGCTCTGGCAGGCCTTCTGGGAGTGCGTGGTGGTCGCCTGGGTGTACG GAGCCGACCGGTTCATGGACGACGTTGCCTGCATGATCGGGTACCGACCTTGCCCCTGGATGAAATGGTGCTGGTCCTTCTTCACCCCACTGGTCTGCATG GGCATCTTCATCTTCAACGTGGTGTATTACAAGCCGCTGGTCTACAACAACACCTACGTGTATCCATGGTGGGGCGAGGCCATGGGCTGGGGCTTCGCTCTCTCCTCCATGCTGTGCGTGCCCCTCCACCTCCTGGGCTGCCTCCTCAGGGCCAAGGGGACCATGGCTGAG CGCTGGCAGCACCTGACGCAGCCTGTGTGGGGCCTCCACCACTTGGAGTATAGAGCTCAGGACTCCGACGTCAGGGGCCTGACCACCCTGACCCCAGTGTCCGAGAGCAGCAAGGTGGTGGTGGTAGAGAGCGTCATGTGA